One stretch of Amycolatopsis tolypomycina DNA includes these proteins:
- a CDS encoding GNAT family N-acetyltransferase has protein sequence MTITTRLATEADVPALLALLRELHPDDVVPSATAAAAAWRAIAGQPGRAILLAEVDGVAAGTVDCATLPNLTRGARPFMLVENVVVAARHRRSGVGAALMAAAFAVAGEAGCYKVQLLSRSGRDAAHAFYESWGFRAGARGYRRYLD, from the coding sequence ATGACTATCACGACCAGGCTCGCCACGGAGGCCGATGTGCCGGCCCTGCTCGCTCTGCTCCGGGAGTTGCATCCGGACGACGTCGTCCCGTCCGCGACAGCCGCGGCCGCCGCTTGGCGGGCCATCGCCGGCCAGCCCGGCCGGGCGATCCTGCTCGCCGAGGTCGACGGCGTCGCGGCCGGCACCGTCGACTGCGCGACCCTGCCGAACCTCACGCGCGGGGCGCGGCCGTTCATGCTCGTGGAAAACGTCGTGGTCGCAGCCCGGCACCGGCGGTCGGGCGTGGGTGCCGCCCTGATGGCGGCAGCCTTCGCCGTGGCAGGGGAAGCGGGCTGCTACAAGGTCCAGCTGCTGTCCCGATCCGGCCGCGACGCCGCGCACGCCTTCTACGAGTCATGGGGATTCCGGGCCGGTGCCCGGGGCTACCGCCGGTATCTCGACTGA
- a CDS encoding DUF4255 domain-containing protein produces MIHEVDEALRRLVKDEALRGSEVDVAFDAPTKDWAARRNAPTVNIYLYDVREDMRRRSRGLLNEYDQRGELAARHLPPKHVKLSYLVTAWTQRPEDEHRVLSDLLLGLLRYEAVPAEVLTGSLAETGLPVPMTVALPPPEDRAFADVWTALGGELKPSLDVVVSAPIHSGRVYPAGPPAKEGLKLDTGGGELIGHHVAATGAVEGQRRVAMARTHRKPR; encoded by the coding sequence GTGATCCACGAGGTCGACGAAGCGCTGCGGCGGCTGGTGAAGGACGAGGCGCTGCGCGGCAGCGAAGTCGACGTCGCCTTCGACGCGCCGACCAAGGACTGGGCGGCTCGGCGGAACGCGCCCACCGTCAACATCTACCTCTACGACGTGCGCGAGGACATGCGCCGCCGGTCGCGGGGGTTGCTCAACGAGTACGACCAGCGCGGTGAGCTCGCGGCGCGGCACCTGCCGCCCAAGCACGTGAAGCTGTCCTACCTGGTCACCGCGTGGACCCAGCGGCCCGAAGACGAGCACCGCGTGCTCTCGGACCTGCTGCTCGGCCTGCTGCGCTACGAAGCCGTGCCGGCCGAGGTGCTCACCGGGTCGCTGGCCGAGACCGGGCTGCCGGTGCCGATGACCGTCGCGCTGCCGCCGCCGGAGGACCGCGCCTTCGCCGACGTGTGGACCGCGCTCGGCGGCGAACTCAAGCCCTCGCTGGACGTCGTCGTCTCCGCACCGATCCACAGTGGACGCGTCTACCCGGCCGGCCCGCCCGCCAAGGAAGGCCTCAAGCTGGACACCGGCGGCGGCGAGCTCATCGGGCACCACGTGGCCGCCACCGGGGCCGTCGAAGGACAGCGCCGGGTCGCCATGGCGCGCACCCACCGGAAGCCCCGGTGA
- a CDS encoding ATP-binding protein codes for MSLEYLFERLARLEQRIRDAVDSRRAADPNPDDPFRGLYLSNETIDALLDGHREPFTPFTDSVPGGRLRPLAERAGLTGVDVELLLVALAPDLDSRFEQFYGYLNDDVTRRRASAGLALRLCGIPEASAAGRARLDADSPLVTCGLLAVAEEDRPFLSRTLRVPDRVVNHLLGDDRLAPELAGCAHLGTELVDVPGRDRLARALRGRVGLVYLKEQPGGGAEELGVGALAEAGYQALVVDAARWQAEPGHAELTASLRREALLRGAGIVLGPVEDPRLEELAHPAIPLVVHGTGAWDPRWSATPPLQLDALPLSGADRAALWRARLDGRLAPGVDPGEATAHFVLGPGQIARAAKAASVSALADDGLVRTDHVCAGARSQNAAGLQRLARRIEPAVNWPDLVLPAGVLSLLDELAARARYRDQVLDAWRMRPGGGRGRGVTGLFAGDSGTGKTMSAEVIAASLGLDLYTVNLATVVDKYVGETEKNLERIFTEASGVNGVLLFDEADAIFGKRSEVRDAHDRYANIESAYLLQRMETFDGIAILATNLRANLDEAFTRRLDVIVDFPLPDVELRHRLWDRCLGTRLPRGADLDLGFLAEAFELAGGHIRSAAVTGAYLAAEAGRPVAMTDLVGAVAREYRKLGRLCLDREFGPYLAMVTDG; via the coding sequence GTGAGCCTGGAGTACCTGTTCGAGCGGCTGGCCCGGCTCGAACAGCGGATCCGCGACGCCGTCGACAGCCGCCGCGCGGCCGACCCGAACCCCGACGACCCCTTCCGCGGCCTGTACCTGTCCAACGAGACGATCGACGCGCTGCTGGACGGCCACCGCGAGCCGTTCACCCCGTTCACCGACTCCGTCCCGGGCGGCAGGCTGCGCCCGCTCGCCGAACGCGCCGGCCTCACCGGCGTAGACGTCGAACTGCTGCTGGTCGCGCTCGCTCCCGACCTGGACAGCCGGTTCGAGCAGTTCTACGGCTACCTCAACGACGACGTGACCCGCCGCCGCGCCAGCGCCGGGCTGGCCCTGCGCCTGTGCGGGATCCCCGAGGCCTCGGCCGCCGGCCGCGCCCGGCTCGACGCCGACTCGCCGCTGGTCACCTGCGGCCTGCTCGCCGTGGCGGAGGAGGACCGGCCGTTCCTCTCGCGCACGCTGCGGGTCCCCGACCGGGTGGTGAACCACCTGCTCGGCGACGACCGGCTCGCGCCCGAACTGGCCGGCTGCGCGCACCTGGGCACCGAGCTCGTCGACGTCCCGGGCCGCGACCGGCTCGCCCGCGCGCTGCGCGGCCGGGTCGGGCTCGTCTACCTGAAGGAACAGCCCGGCGGCGGGGCCGAAGAGCTCGGCGTCGGCGCGCTGGCCGAGGCCGGGTACCAGGCGCTGGTGGTGGACGCGGCGCGCTGGCAGGCCGAGCCCGGCCACGCCGAGCTGACCGCGTCGCTGCGGCGGGAAGCGCTGCTGCGCGGCGCCGGCATCGTGCTGGGGCCGGTGGAGGACCCGCGGCTGGAGGAGCTGGCGCACCCGGCGATCCCGCTGGTGGTGCACGGCACCGGCGCCTGGGACCCGCGCTGGAGCGCGACTCCGCCGCTGCAGCTCGACGCGCTGCCGCTGTCGGGCGCCGATCGTGCGGCGCTCTGGCGCGCCCGGCTCGACGGCAGGCTCGCGCCGGGCGTCGACCCGGGGGAGGCGACCGCGCACTTCGTGCTCGGGCCCGGCCAGATCGCCCGCGCCGCGAAGGCCGCGTCGGTGTCCGCGCTGGCCGACGACGGGCTGGTCCGCACGGACCACGTCTGCGCGGGCGCGCGCAGCCAGAACGCCGCCGGCCTGCAGCGGCTCGCGCGGCGGATCGAACCGGCCGTCAACTGGCCCGACCTGGTGCTGCCGGCCGGCGTCCTGTCCCTGCTGGACGAACTGGCGGCCCGGGCGCGGTACCGCGACCAGGTGCTCGACGCATGGCGGATGCGCCCCGGCGGCGGCCGCGGCCGGGGCGTCACCGGGCTCTTCGCGGGGGACTCCGGCACCGGCAAGACGATGTCCGCCGAGGTCATCGCCGCGTCGCTCGGGCTGGACCTCTACACGGTGAACCTGGCGACCGTGGTCGACAAGTACGTCGGCGAGACGGAGAAGAACCTCGAGCGGATCTTCACCGAGGCGTCCGGGGTCAACGGCGTCCTGCTGTTCGACGAGGCGGACGCGATCTTCGGCAAGCGGTCCGAGGTCCGCGACGCCCACGACCGGTACGCCAACATCGAAAGCGCCTACCTGCTGCAGCGGATGGAGACCTTCGACGGGATCGCGATACTGGCGACCAACCTGCGGGCGAACCTCGACGAGGCGTTCACCCGGCGGCTCGACGTCATCGTGGACTTCCCGCTGCCGGACGTCGAGCTCCGCCACCGGCTGTGGGACCGCTGCCTCGGCACCCGGCTGCCGCGCGGGGCGGACCTGGACCTCGGGTTCCTCGCCGAGGCCTTCGAGCTGGCGGGCGGGCACATCCGCTCGGCCGCGGTCACCGGCGCGTACCTGGCGGCCGAGGCGGGCCGTCCGGTGGCGATGACCGACCTGGTCGGCGCGGTCGCGCGCGAGTACCGCAAGCTGGGCCGGCTGTGCCTCGACCGGGAGTTCGGGCCCTACCTGGCGATGGTGACCGACGGCTGA
- a CDS encoding DUF4157 domain-containing protein, translated as MRGQTHDNDLDPNLRPKGDRIERDDHDLLGRAAAAGRTDVLGPAGLLGLQRAVGNAGTSSLVEEERSPVHDVVGSGGGAPLDTATREDMEGRFGADFSDVRVHTDSAAHDSAKSVNAQAYTVGSNIVFQRDKYDPGSDSGKHMLAHELTHVVQQRSGPVDGTDTGGGVKVSDPSDRFEREAVANADRLMSTPAPAAAGPAVQRCEDGGHEEPVQRMTVQREEEAPAAEEGEEEKMAQTYVQREEETEEEA; from the coding sequence ATGCGCGGGCAGACTCACGACAACGACCTCGACCCGAACCTGCGCCCGAAGGGCGACCGGATCGAGCGCGACGACCACGACCTGCTGGGCCGCGCGGCGGCGGCCGGCCGCACCGACGTCCTGGGGCCGGCGGGCCTGCTGGGCCTGCAGCGCGCGGTGGGCAACGCGGGGACGTCGTCACTGGTCGAGGAGGAGCGTTCCCCGGTCCACGACGTGGTCGGATCGGGCGGCGGCGCACCCCTGGACACCGCGACACGGGAGGACATGGAGGGCCGCTTCGGCGCGGACTTCTCCGACGTCCGGGTCCACACCGACAGCGCGGCGCACGACTCGGCGAAGTCGGTGAACGCCCAGGCGTACACGGTGGGGTCGAACATCGTGTTCCAGCGCGACAAGTACGACCCGGGTTCGGATTCCGGCAAGCACATGCTGGCGCACGAGCTGACGCACGTGGTGCAGCAGCGCAGCGGCCCGGTGGACGGGACGGACACCGGCGGCGGGGTGAAGGTGTCGGATCCGTCGGACCGGTTCGAGCGCGAAGCCGTGGCGAACGCGGACCGGCTGATGTCGACGCCGGCGCCCGCTGCCGCCGGGCCCGCGGTGCAGCGGTGCGAGGACGGCGGGCACGAGGAGCCCGTGCAGCGGATGACCGTCCAGCGCGAGGAAGAAGCTCCGGCCGCCGAAGAGGGCGAAGAGGAGAAGATGGCGCAGACGTACGTGCAGCGCGAGGAAGAGACCGAAGAAGAGGCCTGA
- a CDS encoding phage tail protein has product MPTGRDKAPREPSGQPARPPGPARRAAPPALLRLQATAGNAAVSGLVALQRQGCPAPPVAPPGVTPDTDPKFRSLKKDVGDQAKTAKAHPPAGAEVKKAQDAAVAPADDKDAQAKAAQADKMAAAKPAGFDKAAFIAAVNAAIAKQAPKNLDEADKFASSGKADQVKTEVLGKVTSGKDASAKDVTDRTKEPPDPSRAVEKPVTPLPEAPAPPAPAPPDARKATPDKAPPEQTDLRADQCETQGAMAAAGVTDQQLAESNEPEFTGALAAKREGEQHTASAPAAVRESEAGQLAAVTGAAQASGQAAMAGMTGARSSAGQKGQAAKSATKSKDEQDRARITGEIKAIFDETKTKVEGVLGALDDQVAKKFEAGEAQAKAAFTADHQARMKRYKDERYDGITGAARWAYDLFADLPAEANNLFLEAKKVYEVKMQAVIGDIADFVGQKLGEAKQLIADGRTRVQQKVASQSPALRKIAGEAAKEFGGQFDDLEKSVDEKQDALVEDLAQKYSEARNAVDEEIKTLQAENKGLWSKAKEAVGGAIETILKLKDMLLGVLSRAANAVGLIIAKPIEFLGNLVNAVKTGVMNFGANIVEHLKSGLKGWLLGNLASAGIEIPESLDAKGILKMVLSILGLTWASVRARILRFIPEPVLAKLEQTLDVVKILITEGVPGLWRWVVQKLGDLKELVLGQVKDFVIEKIVKAGITWIISMLNPAAAFIKACKAIYDIVMFFVDKAAQIKEFVDSVLDSVESIARGGAGAVAGLIERTLAKALPMVLGFLASLLGLGGISEKIKSILEKVQAPVGKVIDSVVGTIVKAGKKVWSKLKGKKGGGPGGVPDPRSAGQKQQALAQAKQAADAEMRKPNATQHTVEAALPKIKDTYQLTTIALVPTSNGKFKTHLEINPTDDTGELPLGPMAPVDEAKVYLGKRFVVKSTNRVAKVTDVRADGWVTLQYELERTAGGRSKSSEGRPTFPVLKFLANTPNGGPELAPAEGGADQTQYTIDGKTLRPEYHDVRAVFYGGSHKYSGHDAAKIAAVMRPDGVTFTCPGVPFLGIAPHVAARVKPNNADNYALDHRKSVAGHWNAQGRAKGQSDRSQFYADPGNLEVLCASCNSKKGSKDADTGAAERYRKDVEIPGFTGPDGKE; this is encoded by the coding sequence ATGCCAACGGGGCGGGACAAGGCGCCACGGGAGCCGTCCGGGCAGCCCGCGCGGCCGCCAGGACCTGCCCGCCGGGCGGCTCCGCCCGCGTTGTTGCGCCTGCAGGCCACGGCGGGCAACGCGGCGGTGTCGGGACTGGTCGCGCTCCAGCGGCAGGGCTGTCCCGCACCCCCGGTCGCGCCGCCCGGCGTCACCCCGGACACCGACCCGAAGTTCCGCTCGCTGAAGAAGGACGTCGGCGACCAGGCCAAGACGGCGAAGGCCCATCCCCCGGCCGGCGCGGAGGTCAAGAAGGCCCAGGACGCCGCGGTGGCGCCCGCCGACGACAAGGACGCCCAGGCCAAGGCCGCCCAGGCGGACAAGATGGCGGCGGCGAAGCCGGCCGGGTTCGACAAGGCGGCCTTCATCGCCGCGGTGAACGCCGCGATCGCCAAGCAGGCGCCGAAGAACCTCGACGAGGCCGACAAGTTCGCCTCCTCCGGCAAGGCCGACCAGGTCAAGACGGAAGTGCTGGGCAAGGTCACCAGCGGCAAGGACGCCTCGGCCAAGGACGTCACCGACCGGACGAAGGAGCCGCCGGATCCCAGCCGGGCCGTGGAAAAGCCGGTGACGCCGCTGCCGGAAGCGCCGGCCCCGCCCGCACCGGCCCCGCCGGACGCGCGCAAGGCGACCCCGGACAAGGCGCCGCCCGAGCAGACCGACCTGCGCGCCGACCAGTGCGAAACCCAGGGCGCGATGGCCGCGGCGGGCGTCACCGACCAGCAGCTGGCCGAGTCCAACGAACCGGAGTTCACCGGCGCGCTGGCCGCGAAGCGCGAAGGCGAGCAGCACACGGCCTCGGCGCCGGCGGCGGTGCGCGAGTCCGAAGCCGGGCAGCTGGCCGCCGTGACCGGCGCGGCCCAGGCGTCCGGGCAGGCCGCGATGGCGGGCATGACGGGCGCGCGGTCGTCGGCCGGGCAGAAGGGCCAGGCCGCGAAGTCGGCCACGAAGTCGAAGGACGAACAGGACCGCGCCCGGATCACCGGCGAGATCAAGGCGATCTTCGACGAGACCAAGACGAAGGTCGAAGGCGTGCTGGGCGCCCTCGACGACCAGGTCGCGAAGAAGTTCGAGGCCGGCGAGGCGCAGGCCAAGGCCGCGTTCACCGCCGACCACCAGGCCCGCATGAAGCGCTACAAGGACGAGCGCTACGACGGGATCACCGGTGCGGCGCGCTGGGCGTACGACCTGTTCGCCGATCTGCCCGCCGAAGCGAACAACCTCTTCCTCGAGGCCAAGAAGGTCTACGAGGTCAAGATGCAGGCCGTCATCGGCGACATCGCGGACTTCGTCGGGCAGAAGCTGGGCGAGGCGAAGCAGCTGATCGCCGACGGCCGCACGCGCGTGCAGCAGAAGGTCGCGTCCCAGTCGCCGGCCCTGCGCAAGATCGCGGGCGAGGCGGCGAAGGAGTTCGGCGGGCAGTTCGACGACCTCGAGAAGTCCGTCGACGAGAAGCAGGACGCGCTGGTCGAGGACCTGGCGCAGAAGTACAGCGAGGCCCGCAACGCCGTCGACGAGGAGATCAAGACGCTGCAGGCGGAGAACAAGGGCCTGTGGAGCAAGGCGAAGGAGGCCGTCGGCGGCGCGATCGAGACGATCCTCAAGCTGAAGGACATGCTGCTCGGCGTGCTGTCGCGGGCGGCGAACGCGGTCGGGCTGATCATCGCGAAGCCGATCGAGTTCCTCGGCAACCTGGTCAACGCCGTGAAGACCGGCGTGATGAACTTCGGCGCGAACATCGTCGAGCACCTCAAGAGCGGCCTGAAGGGCTGGCTGCTGGGCAACCTGGCGAGCGCGGGCATCGAGATCCCGGAGTCGCTGGACGCCAAGGGCATCCTGAAGATGGTGCTCTCGATCCTGGGCCTGACCTGGGCGAGCGTCCGCGCGCGGATCCTGCGGTTCATCCCCGAACCGGTGCTCGCGAAGCTGGAACAGACCCTGGACGTCGTCAAGATCCTCATCACCGAGGGCGTGCCGGGCCTGTGGCGCTGGGTGGTCCAGAAACTGGGCGACCTGAAGGAGCTGGTCCTCGGCCAGGTCAAGGACTTCGTGATCGAGAAGATCGTCAAGGCGGGCATCACCTGGATCATCTCGATGCTCAACCCGGCGGCGGCGTTCATCAAGGCCTGCAAGGCGATCTACGACATCGTGATGTTCTTCGTGGACAAGGCGGCGCAGATCAAGGAGTTCGTCGACTCGGTGCTGGACTCGGTGGAGTCCATCGCCCGCGGCGGCGCGGGCGCGGTCGCCGGGCTGATCGAGCGGACGCTGGCGAAGGCGTTGCCGATGGTGCTCGGGTTCCTGGCCAGCCTGCTCGGCCTCGGCGGGATCTCGGAGAAGATCAAGTCGATCCTGGAGAAGGTCCAGGCCCCGGTGGGCAAGGTGATCGACTCGGTCGTGGGGACGATCGTCAAGGCGGGCAAGAAGGTCTGGTCGAAGCTGAAGGGCAAGAAGGGCGGTGGGCCCGGTGGCGTCCCGGACCCGCGCAGTGCCGGTCAGAAGCAGCAGGCCCTGGCCCAGGCCAAGCAGGCGGCCGACGCGGAGATGCGCAAGCCGAACGCCACCCAGCACACCGTCGAGGCGGCCCTGCCGAAGATCAAGGACACCTACCAGCTCACGACCATCGCCCTGGTGCCGACGAGCAACGGCAAGTTCAAGACCCACCTGGAGATCAACCCGACCGACGACACCGGCGAACTCCCCCTCGGCCCGATGGCGCCGGTCGACGAAGCGAAGGTCTACCTCGGCAAGCGGTTCGTCGTGAAGTCCACCAACCGGGTCGCCAAGGTCACCGACGTCCGCGCGGACGGCTGGGTGACCCTCCAGTACGAGCTGGAGCGCACCGCCGGCGGCCGCAGCAAGAGCTCCGAGGGGCGCCCGACCTTCCCGGTGCTGAAGTTCCTGGCCAACACCCCGAACGGCGGCCCCGAACTCGCCCCGGCCGAAGGCGGCGCCGACCAGACGCAGTACACGATCGACGGCAAGACGCTGCGGCCCGAGTACCACGACGTCCGCGCGGTCTTCTACGGCGGTTCCCACAAGTACAGCGGCCACGACGCGGCCAAGATCGCCGCGGTGATGCGGCCGGACGGGGTGACGTTCACCTGCCCGGGTGTCCCGTTCCTCGGCATCGCCCCGCACGTCGCCGCCCGCGTCAAGCCGAACAACGCCGACAACTACGCGCTGGACCACCGGAAGTCGGTCGCCGGGCACTGGAACGCCCAGGGCCGGGCGAAGGGCCAGAGCGACCGCTCGCAGTTCTACGCGGATCCGGGCAATCTCGAGGTCCTGTGCGCGTCCTGCAACAGCAAGAAGGGCTCCAAGGACGCCGACACGGGCGCGGCCGAGCGGTACCGCAAGGACGTGGAGATCCCGGGCTTCACCGGCCCCGACGGGAAAGAGTGA
- a CDS encoding phage tail sheath family protein, with product MPTYLTPGVYVEEIEAGARPIEGVGTAVAAFVGFAADGPFNTPTLVSNWGQFTQTFGDFMEGCYLAQSVYGYFLNGGTNCYIVRIGGSRAQDNGAGPKQIEARQAVLGGYRFVAKELPEGKPAGEITVEVADPTGDNPAEDRFTVLVKQDGKVVETHNVTTKRTKENVVTAVREKSSLITIEEVATGGAVTKPDKGTAVLSAPPKEPSAPPVPRRVAADDYVGDVADRTGFGGLEAIDEITMVAAPDLMAAYQRDLIDLDTVKAVQLAMIAHCELMGDRMAIIDPPPALNPQEVRSWRMDAAGYDSKYAALYYPWVQVLDPASGTNTYIPPSGHMAGVWARTDATRGVHKAPANEVVRGALALETHLTKAEQELLNPIGVNCVRSFSGKGIRVWGARTLSSDPAWRYLNVRRLFNYLEESILNGTQWVVFEPNDDALWARIRRTISAFLVMEWRKGALFGLTPDEAFFVKCDRETNPAEGIDLGQVICEVGIAPVKPAEFVIFRLAQMSGGTSLVNE from the coding sequence ATGCCCACCTATCTCACGCCGGGGGTGTACGTCGAGGAGATCGAAGCCGGCGCACGGCCGATCGAGGGCGTGGGCACCGCAGTGGCCGCCTTCGTCGGCTTCGCGGCGGACGGTCCCTTCAACACCCCGACGCTGGTGTCCAACTGGGGCCAGTTCACGCAGACCTTCGGCGACTTCATGGAGGGCTGCTACCTGGCCCAGTCGGTCTACGGCTACTTCCTCAACGGCGGCACCAACTGCTACATCGTCCGCATCGGCGGTTCGCGCGCCCAGGACAACGGCGCCGGGCCGAAGCAGATCGAGGCCCGCCAGGCCGTGCTGGGCGGCTACCGCTTCGTCGCGAAGGAGCTGCCGGAGGGCAAGCCGGCCGGCGAGATCACCGTCGAGGTGGCCGACCCGACGGGCGACAACCCGGCCGAAGACCGGTTCACCGTGCTGGTCAAGCAGGACGGCAAGGTCGTCGAGACCCACAACGTGACGACCAAGCGCACCAAGGAGAACGTTGTCACCGCGGTGCGCGAGAAGTCCAGCCTCATCACCATCGAAGAGGTCGCCACCGGCGGCGCGGTCACGAAGCCCGACAAGGGCACCGCGGTGCTCTCGGCGCCGCCGAAGGAGCCGTCCGCCCCACCGGTCCCGCGCCGGGTCGCGGCCGACGACTACGTCGGCGACGTCGCCGACCGGACCGGCTTCGGCGGCCTGGAGGCGATCGACGAGATCACCATGGTCGCCGCGCCGGACCTGATGGCCGCCTACCAGCGCGACCTGATCGACCTCGACACGGTCAAGGCCGTGCAGCTGGCGATGATCGCGCACTGCGAGCTGATGGGCGACCGGATGGCGATCATCGACCCGCCGCCCGCGCTCAACCCCCAGGAAGTCCGCAGCTGGCGGATGGACGCGGCCGGCTACGACTCGAAGTACGCCGCGCTGTACTACCCGTGGGTGCAGGTCCTCGACCCGGCTTCGGGGACCAACACGTACATCCCGCCGAGCGGCCACATGGCCGGCGTGTGGGCGCGCACCGACGCCACCCGCGGCGTCCACAAGGCCCCGGCCAACGAGGTCGTCCGCGGCGCGCTCGCGCTCGAGACGCACCTGACCAAGGCGGAGCAGGAACTGCTCAACCCGATCGGCGTCAACTGCGTGCGGTCGTTCTCCGGCAAGGGCATCCGGGTCTGGGGCGCGCGGACGCTCTCGAGCGACCCGGCGTGGCGCTACCTGAACGTCCGGCGGCTGTTCAACTACCTCGAGGAGTCCATCCTCAACGGCACGCAGTGGGTCGTGTTCGAGCCGAACGACGACGCGCTGTGGGCGCGGATCCGGCGCACGATCAGCGCGTTCCTGGTCATGGAGTGGCGCAAGGGCGCGTTGTTCGGGCTCACCCCGGACGAGGCCTTTTTCGTCAAGTGCGACCGCGAGACCAACCCGGCCGAAGGCATCGACCTCGGCCAGGTGATCTGCGAAGTCGGCATCGCCCCGGTGAAACCGGCGGAGTTCGTGATCTTCCGGCTGGCCCAGATGTCCGGCGGCACCAGCCTCGTCAACGAATAG
- a CDS encoding phage tail protein produces the protein MALPDLDKAVGHSFGLEIDGVQIKQISEVSGLKMEQDVIELKQNTVDGKYVIKKLPGRPKAGEVTLTRGLTEDNSFEKWVKDAHFGKMATARKGGAIIVYDYEGTALKRYKLTNAWPKSLEIGSLKAGDTSVLTEKLVITYEQMEVE, from the coding sequence ATGGCACTTCCCGATCTCGACAAGGCGGTCGGCCACTCCTTCGGGCTGGAAATCGACGGCGTCCAGATCAAGCAGATCTCCGAGGTCTCCGGCCTCAAGATGGAGCAGGACGTCATCGAGCTGAAGCAGAACACCGTCGACGGCAAGTACGTCATCAAGAAGCTGCCCGGACGGCCCAAGGCGGGCGAGGTCACGCTGACCCGCGGCCTGACCGAGGACAACAGCTTCGAGAAGTGGGTCAAGGACGCCCACTTCGGCAAGATGGCGACGGCCCGCAAGGGCGGCGCGATCATCGTCTACGACTACGAGGGCACCGCGCTCAAGCGCTACAAGCTCACCAACGCGTGGCCGAAGAGCCTGGAGATCGGCTCGCTGAAGGCCGGCGACACGAGCGTGCTCACCGAGAAGCTCGTCATCACCTACGAGCAGATGGAAGTCGAGTGA
- a CDS encoding DUF6760 family protein produces MTYAADRLHEEVAYVAYHLHWSLDDILDLEHPDRLTYVAEIARINTRMSQGR; encoded by the coding sequence GTGACGTACGCGGCCGACCGGCTGCACGAGGAAGTCGCGTACGTCGCCTACCACCTGCACTGGTCCCTCGACGACATCCTCGACCTCGAACACCCCGACCGGTTGACCTACGTCGCCGAGATCGCCCGGATCAACACCCGGATGAGCCAGGGACGGTGA
- a CDS encoding phage tail protein gives MPDTDEAVAVCYVVKLDDKNLGNLGAFSSCDGLGCEFVMEQREEGGNNGMVWQLPTRIKYSNIKLSRPVTEASAQITKWFASLASGIERKTATIEARTLEGTVIASWALEGVVPVRWSGPQLSPDSPKVATETLELAHHGFLSPAKKA, from the coding sequence ATGCCGGATACCGATGAGGCCGTTGCCGTGTGCTATGTCGTCAAGCTGGACGACAAGAACCTCGGCAACCTCGGCGCCTTCTCCAGCTGCGACGGCCTCGGCTGCGAATTCGTCATGGAACAGCGGGAAGAGGGCGGCAACAACGGCATGGTCTGGCAGCTGCCGACCCGGATCAAGTACTCGAACATCAAGCTCTCGCGGCCCGTCACCGAGGCCAGCGCCCAAATCACGAAATGGTTCGCCAGCCTTGCGAGCGGGATCGAACGCAAGACCGCCACCATCGAAGCCCGCACCCTCGAAGGCACCGTCATCGCCAGCTGGGCGCTCGAAGGCGTCGTCCCGGTGCGGTGGAGCGGGCCGCAGCTCTCGCCCGACTCGCCCAAGGTCGCCACCGAGACCCTCGAACTCGCCCACCACGGCTTCCTCAGCCCGGCGAAGAAGGCCTAG
- a CDS encoding LysM peptidoglycan-binding domain-containing protein encodes MSSPVTFTSAGSQPPAAYGSGEPAPNNLQRALLEVRKPPQSGGTGQPPGEKMFDIKFQFNPKELSLSKNAKWGRDAQPNAKKSAPPQFKGSDPAKLALEMFLDATDKMDDAVVKKVEQLFTCCVATEDSRQHNKPSPPWVIFKWGGMTGFPAYVASVTVKYTLFTPSGTPVRAVCTVNLEEISGELGGQNPTSGALAARDTHVLVAGDSLPSVAFRAYGDAGRWREIADANDIDDPMRLRPGTRLLVPALEELDG; translated from the coding sequence ATGTCCTCACCCGTCACCTTCACCTCGGCCGGCTCGCAGCCGCCCGCCGCCTATGGTTCCGGGGAACCCGCGCCGAACAACCTGCAGCGCGCCTTGCTGGAAGTGCGGAAGCCGCCGCAGTCCGGGGGGACCGGGCAGCCGCCCGGCGAAAAGATGTTCGACATCAAGTTCCAGTTCAACCCCAAGGAACTGTCGCTGAGCAAGAACGCCAAGTGGGGCCGCGACGCGCAACCGAACGCCAAGAAGAGCGCGCCGCCGCAGTTCAAGGGGTCGGACCCGGCCAAGCTCGCCCTCGAAATGTTCCTCGACGCCACCGACAAGATGGACGACGCCGTCGTCAAGAAGGTCGAGCAGCTGTTCACCTGCTGCGTCGCCACCGAGGACAGCCGCCAGCACAACAAGCCGTCGCCGCCGTGGGTGATCTTCAAGTGGGGTGGCATGACCGGCTTCCCCGCCTACGTCGCCAGCGTCACGGTGAAGTACACGCTCTTCACGCCGTCGGGGACGCCGGTACGCGCCGTCTGCACGGTGAACCTGGAGGAGATCTCCGGCGAGCTGGGCGGCCAGAACCCGACGTCGGGGGCGCTCGCCGCGCGGGACACGCACGTGCTCGTCGCCGGGGATTCGCTGCCCTCGGTGGCGTTCCGGGCCTACGGGGACGCCGGGCGGTGGCGCGAGATCGCCGACGCCAACGACATCGACGACCCGATGCGGCTGCGGCCCGGCACCCGGCTGCTGGTGCCCGCGCTGGAGGAGCTCGATGGCTAA